The Candidatus Aminicenantes bacterium DNA window AAAATCCGGACGGAGCGGCCCTGGCCGCCGAGCTGCAGAGCTTGACGCCTTTCCACAGCCTGCATGCCGGGCGCTACGGGACTCTGGGGCTCGACGTCGGATCCCCAGCCGGCTCCCGGCCCGTTCTGCCTGAAGCCTCGGTCCGGCGCGACCTGGCCGCCAAGTGGGCGCCCGATATCGCCCTGAACCTGCATGGCTATCCCTCCCATGAATGGGTTCAGGCGTTTTCCGATTATTCCCCCTATCTGTTCCGCGACTACTGGATCCCCAAAGGCTGGTTCGCTTATGTCCGGGGCTTGAGCCTGCCCCTGTATGATCGCTACAAGGAAGCCGGGGACGATTTGCGGGGATTCATCACGGCCGAGATGAACGCCGATCCGCGCATCAAGGAGTCGAACCGGAAATTCTACGAGCGCTACGCCCGCTGGGCGACCCGCTGGCAGCCTTTTGCCTCCCCGCTCGAGACGTACGAGGGGGTGGCCCTCTTCGCCAAGCGGCGCTCGGGTGCGGAGAACCGATTGACCGCCCGCGGCCAGGTCACTTATGCCGAAGGAACGCCGGAGCTCATGGATGAGACGGCCTCCGGGGCTTGGCTGGATTTCCTTTCGGGGCAAGGGCTGGCCTTCATCCGGGCCCACCTCAAGTACCTTTCCCTGGCCCGCTTCGAAACGGCCCGCATCGAGGAGGAGGTCGGCGATCGGGTCAGAATCCAGCTCGTCCGGGGACGACCGGGCCTGGTCAGGCTGCCGGGCAAAAACTAACCGGGACGCGCGAGTGTTTAGGAATTGATTCGTCCTTGAAATACTGTTAAGATTGAGGACACTAATTCCGGAGCCGTCCGCCGCCATGGAAAACAGGGAAAACCTTCTCGTCGCCGGGCCCGATGCTTCGCTCTTCGATCAATTGGCCGCCACCCCGGTGGCCGAGATGTTTCAACTCTCCTTCTGCCCTTCGCGGGAAGATCTTTCCGCCTTCATTCGTGAAAACAGTATCCGCTTCGTTCTGCTCGAAGTCCGGGACGCATCCGATCAGGACGCCGCCAAGCTGGCCGAGATCAAAAACTCCGATCCTCTACTGAACGTCCTGATCTCCGGCCCACCGATCCACCCGGAGGAGGCTTTGGAGTGGATCCGGCGCGGGGCCTCGGACTATCTGGAAAAACCCGTCAGCGCGGAAACGGCCCGGGCCGCCCTGCGCAAGGCCCTCGATAAGCGCGAGCTGCGGCGGGAGACGTTCCTCCTGGAGCGCAAGCTGGAGAAGAAATACGTCTTCCAGGGCATGGTCAGCAAGAGTCCCTACATGCTCGAGGTCTTCGGCCTGATCGAAAGCGTGGCCCGTCATTTCGCCAGCGTTTTAGTGACCGGCGAGACGGGCACGGGTAAGGAGCTCGTGGCCAGGGCTTTGCATGCCCTGAGCGAGACCAAGAACCGCCGCTTGGTCATCTGTGACTGCGCCTCGATCCCCGAAACGCTCTTCGAATCCGAGCTCTTCGGTTACGTCAAAGGCGCCTTCACGGGAGCCGATCGAACCAAGCGGGGCTTGTTCGAGGAGGCCCACGAAGGCGTCATCTTCCTGGACGAGATCGGCGAGATCCCCCTGCCCGTCCAAGCCAAGATGCTCCGGGTCCTGGAAAACCGGCAATTCCGTCCCCTCGGCTCCAACGACGTCCGCTACGTCAACGTCCGCGTCATCGCAGCCACGAACCGCGACCTGCCCGAGCTCATCCGCCGAAGCGCCTTCCGGGAAGACCTTTATCATCGGTTAAACCGGGTCGAAGTTCATCTTCCGCCTCTGCGGGAGAGGCCCGAGGATATGCCGCTGCTGGTGCGCCATTTCCTGGACGGGACCAACAAAGCCTTCGGCAAGTCCGTCAAGGGCCTGTCCCGTGACGTCCAAAAGCTGTTCCTCAAGTACGATTGGCCCGGAAATGTCCGCGAGCTCGAGAACGTCCTGCAAAGCGCGACCATGACGACGCATCGGGATTTCATCGACGTCTCCGATCTGCCTAAGGCGCTGCGGGAGCAGGCTGCGGCTCGGCCCCGGCCCGCCTTTGGAGACCGGGACAACCTCTCCACCCTCGACGATCTTGAAAAAGAGTATATCGCCTATCTTTTGAAGCTCACGGCCTTCAATCTCAAGCGGACAGCCAAGGTCCTCAACATCTCGCGGACCACTCTTTACAACAAGATGGCCAAGTACGGCCTGGTGCGCGAACCGCGGCCGCCGTCAAAGCGCAAGCCCACAGCCCCCAGGCCCGGCGTCTGATACGTTCTCTCGTTCGATACGTCCTGGGCGACGGATGAGAATTTCATCGGACCTCCCGGCGCCGTCGTGTCCAGGCGTAGAGCGGCCATCCGGCCAGGATGATCGCCGCTCCGACACCCGACCGGCCTGGCGCGGAAATGAAGACGTTGAGGACGACGGCAGCCGAGACCAGGGCGAAAAGGGCCGGGACCACGGGATACCCCCAGGCCCGATACGGCCGGGAAGCGTCGGGCCGCTTACGGCGCAGGACGATCAGGGCGACGGCCGTCAAGCCGAAAAAGATCCAATCGCCGAAGGTCACATACTGCAGGAGCCGGCCGTATCCGTTGGTCAGAAGGAGCCCCGAAGCCCAAGCCGATTGCAGAACGATGGCCGCGACCGGCGTGCCCCAGCGCGGGTGGCTCAAGGCGGCGGCCGGCAGGAACATTCCTTGCCGGGCCATGGCCTGATAGACCCGGGCTCCGGTCAGGATGAAGACGTTCGTGATGCCGAAGGTGGACACGATGATGGCCACGGAGATAAAGCGCCCTCCCCAGGGGCCGACCATGGCGCCCATGGCGTCCGCTGCCAGCCGGGACGAGCCGGATATCGCCGCGAAGGGCAGGGCCTTGACGTAGACGGCGTTGGCCAGGACGTAGACCGTGACGACCAGGCCCACTCCGGTCAGAATGGCCAGGGGCATCGTCCGTTCAGGCCGGCGGACCTCCCCGCCCACGAAATTCAGGTTCTGCCAGCCGCCGTAGGAGAAGAGAACCGGCATGAGGGCCAAGCCGAGGGCCTGCCACACGCCTCCCCCCAGACCATCGGGGAAGAGCGGCCCCAGGTGGACGGCGGCCGGCGGATGAAAAACAAAGAACCCGACCGCGATCAGGACGAGCAGGGAGGCGAACTTAAGCGTTGTGAAGATATTCTGGACGATGCTGCCGGGGCGGAGGCCGAGGATGTTGACGAGGGACAACGACCAGAGCAGGCCGGCCGCCAGCCATCGCGTCGTCCCCTCCCCCAGCGGCAGAAACACGCCGATGAAGCGGGCGCAGGTGAACGAGACGGCAGCGATGGCGCCCGTCTGGATGGTGCTGAAGAGCGTCCAGCCGAACAGGAATCCCAGCCAAGGCGAAAAGGCTTTCTCCAAATAGACGACCTGCCCGCCCGATTGGGGGAACATCGCCCCCAGCTCGGCGAAACAGATGCCCCCCAGAACGGCGATGAAGCCGCCGATCACCCAGACGAGAAGGAGCTGGGAGGAGGTCTGCAGGAAGCGGGCGCTTTCGGCCGGATTCATGAAGATGCCGGAACCGATCATCGCCCCGCTGGCAATCATGGCCGCGTCGAAAACGCCGAGCCCGCGCTTCTTCGTCATGGCCTTTATCCATACACCTTTTGGGGACGGCGATGCAACGGAAAAACGCGCCTGGCGAATCCTTTTTCCTCTCCTCTCGTAAAAAAGATACAATACGTTTCTAGGACTAAGGAGCTGACCATGAAAAGAGCGATTTCCCTAGGCGTGGCCCTCGTTCTGTTCTCGGGTCTGGCCGCCACCGCCGGCGCCCAGGAGGCCAAGGATATCCTGGCCAAGATGATCGAAGCCCAAGGCGGCCGCAAAGCCCTGGAGAGCGTGCGCACATCGACCGCCTCGGGATCGATGGAGTTGGTCCAGATGGGCATGTCCGGCGGCGTTACCATGTACCAGAAAGAGCCCGACAAGCTGCGGATCGACATCGAGCTCATGGGCCTGATCATCACCCAGGCCACCGACGGCGCCCAAGCCTGGATGACCGACCCGCAGTCGGGAACGACCCAGGAGATGCCCGAGGCCATGGGCAAGAGCTTGAAGCGGCAGGCCATCGGCAGCGACGCCCTGCTCGCCCCCGAAAAGATCGGCCTCGTCTACGCCGCCAAAGGCCGTGAGAAGGTCGGCAACAAGGATTGTTATGTGCTGGAGCAGGCCTTCGCCGACGGCACCACGGCAACCCTTTTCGTCGACGCCGCGACGGGGCTTCTGCTCAAAAGCAAGGCCAAAGCACAGGACCCCATGACGGGGGGCGACGTGGAGACCGAAACGCTGTACGAGGATTACCGCAAAGTCGGCGAAACGACGGCCTTCTTCAAGATGACCACCTTCCAGAACGGCGCCGAGTATGTCCGCCTGACCTTCAGCAAGATCGAATACAACGCGCCCCTCGAGGACGTCTTCTTCAAGATGGCTAAATAATTAGACGGCCGTGGTCGTCTCGATCTCTTTAAGCACGGCGTGGGCCAGCCGGAGGGCCCGCAGGCCTTCCTCGCCGCTGACCTTGCCGGGGCGGCCGCCGTCGATGCAAGTCAGGAAATTCTGGATTTCCTTCTTCAGCGGCTCCTCCTTGCGGATCTTGAAGGTCTTGATGTCCGTCTGGCGGCCGCTCAAAGGGAAGACTTTGACTTCCTGATCAATATAGTCGATCGAGTAATAGGCCGTGGGTTCGAAGATCCGCAGCTTGCGGACCTTGCCCTGATGAACGCGGCTCGCAGTCAGGGTGGCGACGCAGCCCGATTTGAACTCGAGCCGGGCGTTGGCGATGTCTATTTTCTCGGACAGGACGTGGATGCCCGAGGAGCGGATGACCCCGACCTCGTCCTTGATCAACGCCAGGATGATGTCCAGGTCGTGGATCATCAGGTCCAGGACCACGTCGACGTCGAGGGAGCGGGCCGAGAACGATCCCAGGCGCTGAACCTCGATGAATTTGGGGTCGGAAATCATGTTTTCGACGGCCTCGACCGCCGGGTTGAAACGCTCCAGATGGCCGACCTGGAAGACGAGGCCCTGGCGCTTGGCTTCGGCCACCAGCTCCTCGGCCTGGGCCACGGTCTCGGTGATGGGTTTCTCGACCAGAACATGCTTGCCCCGCTTGAGCAGCTCGAGCGAGATGGCGTGGTGCTCCGAGGTCGGGGTCGCCACGATGCCGGCGTCGATCTCGTCGATCATCTCCCGGTAATCTTGATAATACTTGACGCCGTGGCGGTTGCCGATCTCAAAGGCTTTCTTGAAGTCGATGTCGGCTACGGCCCGCAGCTCGCATTCCTCGAGATAGGAGGCGATCCGGGCGTGCTGCATGCCCAAGTACCCGACTCCGACGATTCCGACTTTGACCTTGTCCATGATGTTTCCTTTGCCGCCGCCGACGCGGCCCGAAACTAGTGCCCCGTCTTATATATTCCAATCCCATACTCTCCCTGGAGACGGGACACTTCCAGGGGGGAGACAAGCTCCCCCCTCGGCGCTCCGCTGACCCCCTGAGGGAGGCCTCGCCGCCCCCCTCATACTCCCCGGCGGTTGTGCGTCTGGCATGCTCGGGACTTAATCAACGTATTTCCGGGACGCCCAACTAGGAGCGCTTGGCCAGGACGGCCAGGCCGTTGGCATCGGCCAAGGCCAGGGATTCGTCCTTCTGGAAGAACGGCATCCGGCCGGCCTCGAAACAGAGGGCGGCGGCCCGGACCCGGATCAAGCCGCGGAACGTCTCGAGCCCGACCGCCGGAATGTCGATCCGCGGGTCCTGGCGGGTGCGGGCCACTTTGATCACAACGACGCCCTTGCCGGCCAGCCGGCCGGCCCGCTTGATCGTCTCGTTCGTGCCTTCCAGGCCTTCGATCGCGACGACGGCCCGATCCCTGACGACCAGCGTCTGGCCGATGTCTTCGTCCGCCAGGCGGCGAGCCCGGTCCCAGCCGAACTCGATGTCCTCGAGAATGGCGGGTGTCGGCGGAGCCAGGCTGAGAAGGCCGGCCGGGCAGAAATACGGCTGCAGGAGGAAGGAGGGATCGACGACCGTCACCCCCTGGGCTCCGAGGTAATCGATAAGCGATTGGATCAGCCGGGTCGGCGTCTTGTCGCGGATCTGGGCGATGAGTTGGAAGAGCGCGTCGTCCATCGTTCCCTTGGGCTGCAGGACGGCCCGCGGATCGATGGCTCCGGTCATGACCGCCCGGCGGACGGATTGTCCCTTGAAGAACGAGACCAGCTTGTCGAGCTCGGTCAGCCCGAACCATTCGAAGGCGGCGGCCCGGGACTTGAGGTCGGCCTGGGCTTCGCCCCGGACGCCGGCCACGACGCACTCGAACCCCTGCCCGACGGCTTCCTCGAGCGCCAGGAGCGGGGATTCGCCCGCCCCGGCGATCAATCCGATTCGCTCTCCCATGTCTCCGCCGTTTTTTTGACCAGGCCGCGCTTGGAGGCGGCGATGAAGTCCAGGATTTCCTCCCGGTCGGGACCGGGGGGGATGGTGCTCCGGATGGCTTCTACGGCCTGAGCCGTGTTGAGCCCGGAATAGAACAGCAGCTGGAACATGGACTTGATAGTCCCGATCCGCTCCCGGTCGAAGCCCTTGCGGCGCAGGCCGACGATATTCAGCCCGAAGACGCGGGGCGGACGCTGGCCGACGACCCGACTGAAGGGCAGGACGTCTTGGGTGATGACCGTATAGCCGCCCAGAAAGGCGTAGCGGCCGATACGGCTGAACTGGTGGATACCGGTGAAGGCGCTGAGCATGGCATGATCGCCGACGTGGACATGGCCGCCCAGGGTCGCGCCGTTGATCATGATCGTCCAGTTCCCCACCCGGCAATCGTGGGCGATGTGGGCGTAGGCCATGATGTAGTTGTCGTCGCCGATCGTCGTCAGCCGCTCTTCCTTGATCGTGGCCCGGTGAACGGTGACGAACTCCCGCAGGACGTTGCGGTCGCCGATGACGACCTGCGTTTCCTCGCCCTTGTAGCCGATGTCCTGCGGCGGCGTGCCGAGGACGGAGTAGAAGCCGACGACGTTATCGGCCCCGAGTGTGGTCCAGCCGTCCACGATGACGTGGGCCTCGAGCCGGGTCCGGGGTCCGATGGCGACATGCGGGCCGACGATGCAATAGGGCCCGATCACGGCCGCGGGATCGATCCGGGCCGCCGGATCGACGAGCGCCGTCGGGTGGATAGACGCGTTATTTGGAGACATTGAGCTCCTCTTTCTCCATCAGGGAGGCCCACATATCCCCTTCAACCGCCAGATCGCCGTCGACGAAGGCCCGGCCGTGGATGAGGTGGAACCGGCCCCGGATCTTGGCCAGCTCGGCCTCGAGCCAGAGTTGATCGCCCGGGACGACCGGACGCCGGAACTTCATATTGTCGATCTTGCTGAAGAGCATGAATTTGGTCTGGGGGTCGGGAACCGAGTGGTAGATCAGGATCCCGCCAGCCTGGGCCATGGCCTCAACGATCAGCACGCCCGGCATGATCCTGGCCATAGGAAAGTGGCCCTGGAAGAACTCCTCGTTGTAGGTGACGTTCTTCAGGGCCCGGATGGACTTCCCGTTTTCCAGGGCCAGGACGCGGTCGACGAGCAGAAAAGGATAGCGGTGCGGCAGGAACTTGAGGATGTCCTCGATGTTCAGGACCGCGCTACTGGTCATTTGCTCGGGACGGCCTTGGAGGCGTCGTAGCGCTTGATGACCTCGGCGGTCACATCGATGACCGGGTTGGCCCAAGCGGCGCCGCTCTTCTGCAGATCGAAAATGATGTCGTAGCCGCGCTCTTTGCCCATGGCTTCGACGATCGGGATGAGCTCGTCCTGGACCTTCTTGAACAGGCGGTTGGTCAGGTCCTGCATCCCGGCGTAAGCGTCTTCGGCCATCCGCTTGCGGTCGGTCGTCTTCTTGTCCAGGTCGCCCTGCATCTGGAGGGCGGCCTCTTCGGTCAGGGTCAGGCGCTGGGTGTTGAGCCGGGTTTGGAGCTGGCGAATCTCGTCGTCCAGCTTGGCGATGCCCGCTTGGTACTGCTTGTCGCGCTCCTGGATGCGGGCGATGACCTTCTTGCCTTCGGCCGACTTTTCCAGAACATCCTGCGAGTTGATGACGCCGATCTTGGACTGGGCGTAAAGGGCGGCGAAGCCGCCGCAAACAGCGATCATAGTCAGGGCGGCGATAAATTTCCGCATGGTCAGACCTCCTAAGTCATGTTCGGGACGGGGTCCCGCGGGGTTCAGAACGTGGTTCCAATCGCAAAACGGAACGCGATATTGGAATCGGATTGGTAAATCCGGCGGTTATTATACGAAAAAATCAGGCGGAAAGGAACCCTGAGGGCCGGCACGAAGATGCGGGCCTCGAGTCCGGTCGAAGTATAGACGTCGGTTAGGCTGATTTTGCCCTCGTGCGGCCAGGCATTGCCCCGGTCATGGAAGGCGATCAGGTAGAGCGGGCTCTCGATACCGCCGACGTGCAGGATGGCCTCGAAGTTGATGATCAGCTCTTTCTCGCCGCCCGTGTTTGTCCCGCTCTCGGAGCGGGGCCCGATGGTGTAGATCTCGTAGCCGCGGACGTTGCGCTCGCCGCCCAGGAAGAAGCGCTCCCAGAACGGGACCTGGGTATCGGTGGTCCGGAGGATCTCGGAGTATTCGAAGTGGGCGCCAAGCGAGAGGACTCCTTGCTTGATCGGCTGGAAGTGGGTGAATTCCAGGCGCGGCTTGAACAGATCGACCTCGCCGCCGAGGAACGACCCGGCGTACTTGAACGACAGGGAATACATCGTGCCCGAAGTGGGCGTTAGGGGGCTGTCGACCGTCGACCGGTAGATGGCCGGCATGATCGAGCTCATGTTGTACTTGCCCCAGCCGAACAGGCCCATGTAATAGGGGTCGATCCAGGAGGTCGTCGACGTCCCTTGGTCGGCGGCCTGGGAATCCGGTTCGGTGATGTTCAGGATCTGGAAGCTGTAGGTCAGGCTGCCCCGCCAATAGCCGATGATCCGGGCGCCCAGATTGAAGTCTACACCCTTGGATTCCTGGTTGTAGAGCCAGGGCAGATAGGTGGCCCGGTTGTAGATGCTGAACCCCGCGCTGACGGGCATATCGAAAAGGTAGGGCTCGGTGAAGCCGATGACGTAGTTGCGGATGCGGGCCCCATACTGGGCGGTCAGCTCCAGGTTCTCCCCGGCCCCCAGGAAGTTGACCGTGGTGTAGCTCAAGGCGATGAACGTCCCTTCATAGCCGCTGTAGCCGGCGGTGAACTGGATGTTGTTGCGCTGCAGCTCTTTGATCGGCATGCTGACGTCGAACTTGTTGGGGTCGGCGGCCGTCGGCTTGATGTCCGGCTCCTTCTCCAGGTCGACCAGACCGAGCTGCTTGACGCGCAGGACGCTGTCCTTGAAGACGGCCAGGCTGAAGATGTCGCCTTCCCGCATCAGCATCTCCCGCCGGATCACTTTGTCTTTAGTGAAGATGTTGCCCTTGAAATCCATGCGGTGCAGATAGCAGAGCTCGCCTTCGAAGATCTGGTAGGTGACGTTGACGACCTTGGACTTGGGATCGAGGCTTTCAACGGGCATGACCTGGGCGTATAAGTGGCCGTAGTTCCGGAACAGCTCACCCAGGTCCTCGATGCTCTTCTCCCGGATTTTGGTACTGTAGATGTCGCCCTTCACGAGCTTGATCTTGCTCATAATGCCGGAGATGGTGAAGGCCTTATTGCCCTCGACCTTGATCTCCCCCACCCGGTAGAGGTAGCCGGCGTTGACCGGGACCGTGATCTTGACCATTTTCTGGGGCTTGCTCCAGAAGAAGATGGTCCGCTTCGACATGTCCTCGATCTTGGGCTCGCCGACGGTGGCCTCCATGTACCCGTTTTCCTGGTACACTTTCTTGACCAGGGTCAGGTCGTCGGCCAGCTTGTTCTGTTTGTAGACGTCCTTGCCGGAGACCCAGGCCAGCAGGGAGTGCGGCTTGTTCTCCTTGAGGGCGCCGCGAAGGAGGCTCGGCGAGAGCTTGACCTTGCCGGTGAACTCGATGGCCCCGATTCGGACTTTGGGGCCCTCGTCGATCTTGAAGGCCACGTCGACTTCGTTCTTGCCCGTCTTGTTGGTGACGACCTCGACCTTCGCCGCCCCCAGCCCCTTCTCGGCCAGCAAGTCCTCGATCGTCTTGCGGATCCGCTGCAGCTTGTTGGGGTTATAGTTGCTGTAGGCCAGCAGGTATTCGTCCTTCTCCTTGAGCTTGTTGGTGATGTCGTCTTCCTTGACCTTGCGGCCCGTCTTGTAGGTGATCGACTTGATCAGCGGTGTCTCTTCGACGGTGATGGTGATGATGCGGCCCTTGGGGCTGACCGTCTGGCCGATCTTGATGTCCGAAAAGAACCCGGTCGACCAGAGGATCCGGAAATCCTTCTTAAGCAGATCCTCGTTGAAGTAGTCCCCCTCCCGCGAGGTCAGGTAGTACATGATCGTCTCTTTCGTCACCCTGTCGTTGCCGACAATGTCGATCCGTTCGATCAGCTCCTGGGCCAAGGCGGTCAGCGGGAGGAGTATCAACAAGGCGATCAAAAAAAGCTTTCTCATGATCCTATCCTTATAGCATAAACCGGGGCCATTTCAAAAACCGGGCCGCGCCCGGAACCTCTCGGAGGAGAGGTATCTTCATCAAGAAGCTCGATTTTTCGTCGTCGCCGCCGGGTCCGGCTCGGGCCGTGAATCTCGATCGCTCATACCATTAAGAACGCGTCGGAGGCTCGATCCGTTTCAATTCGCCATGCTCCATCATAAAGACCTTTCCGCAGTATCTGGCGACGTTTTCGCTGTGCGTGACGATCACCGCGGTCAGGTTCTTGCGGCGCTGGAGGCCGACGAGCAGGCTTAAAATATGCTCGCCGGTCTTCCAGTCCAGGTTGCCGGTCGGCTCGTCCGCTAAGAGGAGCTTGGGTTCGCGGCTCAAGGCCCGGGCCAGGGCGATGCGCTGCTGCTCGCCGCCCGAGAGCTGGGCCGGGCGCAGGCGCGCCTTGTCCTCGAGCCCGACGTCGGCCAACAGGACGGCCGCCCTGGCCAGGGCCTCGTCCTTGGGCGCGCCGCCGATCATCAGGGGCAGGGCGATGTTCTCG harbors:
- a CDS encoding ABC transporter ATP-binding protein, whose product is MSEPVVRAVNLGKEYPLPEGRLRVFGGLTLELEAGDVAAIMGVSGVGKTTLLNLLGALDRPSEGTVYLDGEDLYAKDWRELARTRNAKIGFVFQFYHLLPEFTACENIALPLMIGGAPKDEALARAAVLLADVGLEDKARLRPAQLSGGEQQRIALARALSREPKLLLADEPTGNLDWKTGEHILSLLVGLQRRKNLTAVIVTHSENVARYCGKVFMMEHGELKRIEPPTRS
- the lpxI gene encoding UDP-2,3-diacylglucosamine diphosphatase LpxI (LpxI, functionally equivalent to LpxH, replaces it in LPS biosynthesis in a minority of bacteria.); this translates as MGERIGLIAGAGESPLLALEEAVGQGFECVVAGVRGEAQADLKSRAAAFEWFGLTELDKLVSFFKGQSVRRAVMTGAIDPRAVLQPKGTMDDALFQLIAQIRDKTPTRLIQSLIDYLGAQGVTVVDPSFLLQPYFCPAGLLSLAPPTPAILEDIEFGWDRARRLADEDIGQTLVVRDRAVVAIEGLEGTNETIKRAGRLAGKGVVVIKVARTRQDPRIDIPAVGLETFRGLIRVRAAALCFEAGRMPFFQKDESLALADANGLAVLAKRS
- a CDS encoding Gfo/Idh/MocA family oxidoreductase — its product is MDKVKVGIVGVGYLGMQHARIASYLEECELRAVADIDFKKAFEIGNRHGVKYYQDYREMIDEIDAGIVATPTSEHHAISLELLKRGKHVLVEKPITETVAQAEELVAEAKRQGLVFQVGHLERFNPAVEAVENMISDPKFIEVQRLGSFSARSLDVDVVLDLMIHDLDIILALIKDEVGVIRSSGIHVLSEKIDIANARLEFKSGCVATLTASRVHQGKVRKLRIFEPTAYYSIDYIDQEVKVFPLSGRQTDIKTFKIRKEEPLKKEIQNFLTCIDGGRPGKVSGEEGLRALRLAHAVLKEIETTTAV
- the fabZ gene encoding 3-hydroxyacyl-ACP dehydratase FabZ, with translation MTSSAVLNIEDILKFLPHRYPFLLVDRVLALENGKSIRALKNVTYNEEFFQGHFPMARIMPGVLIVEAMAQAGGILIYHSVPDPQTKFMLFSKIDNMKFRRPVVPGDQLWLEAELAKIRGRFHLIHGRAFVDGDLAVEGDMWASLMEKEELNVSK
- a CDS encoding sigma-54 dependent transcriptional regulator — encoded protein: MENRENLLVAGPDASLFDQLAATPVAEMFQLSFCPSREDLSAFIRENSIRFVLLEVRDASDQDAAKLAEIKNSDPLLNVLISGPPIHPEEALEWIRRGASDYLEKPVSAETARAALRKALDKRELRRETFLLERKLEKKYVFQGMVSKSPYMLEVFGLIESVARHFASVLVTGETGTGKELVARALHALSETKNRRLVICDCASIPETLFESELFGYVKGAFTGADRTKRGLFEEAHEGVIFLDEIGEIPLPVQAKMLRVLENRQFRPLGSNDVRYVNVRVIAATNRDLPELIRRSAFREDLYHRLNRVEVHLPPLRERPEDMPLLVRHFLDGTNKAFGKSVKGLSRDVQKLFLKYDWPGNVRELENVLQSATMTTHRDFIDVSDLPKALREQAAARPRPAFGDRDNLSTLDDLEKEYIAYLLKLTAFNLKRTAKVLNISRTTLYNKMAKYGLVREPRPPSKRKPTAPRPGV
- the bamA gene encoding outer membrane protein assembly factor BamA, whose product is MRKLFLIALLILLPLTALAQELIERIDIVGNDRVTKETIMYYLTSREGDYFNEDLLKKDFRILWSTGFFSDIKIGQTVSPKGRIITITVEETPLIKSITYKTGRKVKEDDITNKLKEKDEYLLAYSNYNPNKLQRIRKTIEDLLAEKGLGAAKVEVVTNKTGKNEVDVAFKIDEGPKVRIGAIEFTGKVKLSPSLLRGALKENKPHSLLAWVSGKDVYKQNKLADDLTLVKKVYQENGYMEATVGEPKIEDMSKRTIFFWSKPQKMVKITVPVNAGYLYRVGEIKVEGNKAFTISGIMSKIKLVKGDIYSTKIREKSIEDLGELFRNYGHLYAQVMPVESLDPKSKVVNVTYQIFEGELCYLHRMDFKGNIFTKDKVIRREMLMREGDIFSLAVFKDSVLRVKQLGLVDLEKEPDIKPTAADPNKFDVSMPIKELQRNNIQFTAGYSGYEGTFIALSYTTVNFLGAGENLELTAQYGARIRNYVIGFTEPYLFDMPVSAGFSIYNRATYLPWLYNQESKGVDFNLGARIIGYWRGSLTYSFQILNITEPDSQAADQGTSTTSWIDPYYMGLFGWGKYNMSSIMPAIYRSTVDSPLTPTSGTMYSLSFKYAGSFLGGEVDLFKPRLEFTHFQPIKQGVLSLGAHFEYSEILRTTDTQVPFWERFFLGGERNVRGYEIYTIGPRSESGTNTGGEKELIINFEAILHVGGIESPLYLIAFHDRGNAWPHEGKISLTDVYTSTGLEARIFVPALRVPFRLIFSYNNRRIYQSDSNIAFRFAIGTTF
- the lpxA gene encoding acyl-ACP--UDP-N-acetylglucosamine O-acyltransferase; the encoded protein is MSPNNASIHPTALVDPAARIDPAAVIGPYCIVGPHVAIGPRTRLEAHVIVDGWTTLGADNVVGFYSVLGTPPQDIGYKGEETQVVIGDRNVLREFVTVHRATIKEERLTTIGDDNYIMAYAHIAHDCRVGNWTIMINGATLGGHVHVGDHAMLSAFTGIHQFSRIGRYAFLGGYTVITQDVLPFSRVVGQRPPRVFGLNIVGLRRKGFDRERIGTIKSMFQLLFYSGLNTAQAVEAIRSTIPPGPDREEILDFIAASKRGLVKKTAETWESESD
- a CDS encoding OmpH family outer membrane protein, coding for MRKFIAALTMIAVCGGFAALYAQSKIGVINSQDVLEKSAEGKKVIARIQERDKQYQAGIAKLDDEIRQLQTRLNTQRLTLTEEAALQMQGDLDKKTTDRKRMAEDAYAGMQDLTNRLFKKVQDELIPIVEAMGKERGYDIIFDLQKSGAAWANPVIDVTAEVIKRYDASKAVPSK
- a CDS encoding amino acid permease, translated to MTKKRGLGVFDAAMIASGAMIGSGIFMNPAESARFLQTSSQLLLVWVIGGFIAVLGGICFAELGAMFPQSGGQVVYLEKAFSPWLGFLFGWTLFSTIQTGAIAAVSFTCARFIGVFLPLGEGTTRWLAAGLLWSLSLVNILGLRPGSIVQNIFTTLKFASLLVLIAVGFFVFHPPAAVHLGPLFPDGLGGGVWQALGLALMPVLFSYGGWQNLNFVGGEVRRPERTMPLAILTGVGLVVTVYVLANAVYVKALPFAAISGSSRLAADAMGAMVGPWGGRFISVAIIVSTFGITNVFILTGARVYQAMARQGMFLPAAALSHPRWGTPVAAIVLQSAWASGLLLTNGYGRLLQYVTFGDWIFFGLTAVALIVLRRKRPDASRPYRAWGYPVVPALFALVSAAVVLNVFISAPGRSGVGAAIILAGWPLYAWTRRRREVR
- a CDS encoding DUF620 domain-containing protein; its protein translation is MKRAISLGVALVLFSGLAATAGAQEAKDILAKMIEAQGGRKALESVRTSTASGSMELVQMGMSGGVTMYQKEPDKLRIDIELMGLIITQATDGAQAWMTDPQSGTTQEMPEAMGKSLKRQAIGSDALLAPEKIGLVYAAKGREKVGNKDCYVLEQAFADGTTATLFVDAATGLLLKSKAKAQDPMTGGDVETETLYEDYRKVGETTAFFKMTTFQNGAEYVRLTFSKIEYNAPLEDVFFKMAK